The following proteins come from a genomic window of Enterobacter chengduensis:
- a CDS encoding IS481 family transposase: MPWDARDTMSLRTEFVLFASQDGANIRSLCRRFGISPATGYKWLQRWAVEGEPGLQDRPRTPHHSPNRSSDDVTALLRMAHERHERWGARKIKRWLEDQGHRMPAFSTVHNLMARHGLLPGTAPGIPATGRFEHDAPNRLWQMDFKGHFPFGGGRCHPLTLLDDHSRFSLCLTHCTDERRETVQQQLVSVFERYGLPDRMTMDNGSPWGDTTGTWTALELWLMRHGIRVGHSRPYHPQTQGKLERFHRSLKAEVLQGKWFADSGELQRAFDHWRTVYNLERPHEALDMAVPASRYQPSARQYGGSVTPPEYDEGVLVRKVDISGKLSLQGASLNAGKAFRGERVGLKETQEDGCYEVWWYSTKVGVIDLKKKSITMGKGC, translated from the coding sequence ATGCCGTGGGATGCGAGAGATACCATGTCATTACGTACCGAGTTTGTTTTGTTCGCCTCGCAGGACGGGGCGAACATCCGTTCCCTCTGCCGTCGCTTCGGCATTTCACCTGCTACCGGCTACAAGTGGCTTCAGCGCTGGGCTGTCGAGGGCGAACCCGGCCTGCAGGACCGCCCCCGCACGCCGCATCATTCCCCCAACCGCTCGTCTGACGACGTCACCGCCCTGCTGCGCATGGCACATGAGCGTCATGAACGCTGGGGCGCCCGCAAGATTAAGCGCTGGCTGGAAGACCAGGGACACCGTATGCCTGCCTTCAGCACTGTCCATAACCTGATGGCCCGTCACGGCCTGCTGCCCGGCACGGCTCCGGGTATTCCGGCCACCGGACGGTTCGAACATGACGCCCCGAACCGGCTCTGGCAGATGGATTTTAAGGGGCACTTCCCCTTTGGCGGCGGCCGTTGCCATCCGCTCACCCTGCTCGACGACCACTCCCGTTTTTCCCTGTGCCTCACACACTGTACCGATGAACGGCGTGAGACCGTGCAGCAACAGCTGGTCAGCGTCTTTGAACGCTACGGCCTGCCGGACCGGATGACGATGGATAACGGCTCACCGTGGGGCGACACAACCGGCACCTGGACGGCGCTGGAGCTGTGGCTGATGCGCCACGGTATCCGGGTGGGCCATTCCCGGCCTTATCATCCGCAGACGCAGGGCAAGCTGGAGCGTTTTCACCGCAGCCTGAAGGCGGAAGTGCTGCAGGGGAAATGGTTCGCGGACAGCGGCGAGCTGCAGCGTGCCTTCGACCACTGGCGGACGGTCTATAACCTTGAACGCCCGCACGAGGCGCTGGATATGGCGGTCCCGGCCTCACGCTATCAGCCGTCTGCGCGGCAGTACGGCGGCAGCGTGACGCCCCCGGAATATGATGAAGGTGTGCTGGTCAGGAAAGTGGATATCAGCGGGAAGCTGAGCTTACAGGGAGCCAGTCTGAATGCAGGAAAGGCGTTCAGGGGAGAACGGGTGGGGCTGAAGGAGACGCAGGAGGATGGCTGCTATGAAGTGTGGTGGTACAGCACGAAAGTGGGGGTGATCGACCTGAAGAAAAAGTCGATCACCATGGGTAAAGGATGTTAA
- the exbB gene encoding tol-pal system-associated acyl-CoA thioesterase: MGNNLMQTDLSVWGMYQHADIVVKIVMIGLILASVVTWAIFFSKSAELLSQKRRLKREQQQLAEARSLDQASDMTSSFHAKSLTTLLVNEAQNELELSAGSEDNEGIKERTGFRLERRVAAVGRHMGRGNGYLATIGAISPFVGLFGTVWGIMNSFIGIAQTQTTNLAVVAPGIAEALLATAIGLVAAIPAVVIYNIFARMIGSYKATLGDVAAQVLLLQSRDLDLNASSVKPVHAASKLRVG; encoded by the coding sequence GTGGGTAATAATTTGATGCAGACGGATCTCTCCGTTTGGGGCATGTATCAGCATGCTGACATCGTGGTTAAGATTGTGATGATCGGCCTGATTCTGGCGTCCGTTGTCACCTGGGCTATCTTCTTCAGCAAAAGCGCCGAGCTGCTTTCGCAGAAGCGTCGCCTCAAGCGTGAGCAGCAGCAGCTGGCTGAAGCCCGCTCTCTGGATCAGGCTTCAGACATGACCTCATCTTTCCACGCGAAAAGCCTGACGACCCTGCTAGTGAATGAAGCCCAAAACGAGCTGGAACTCTCAGCGGGCAGTGAAGATAACGAAGGCATCAAAGAACGTACCGGTTTCCGCCTGGAGCGTCGCGTCGCGGCCGTTGGCCGACACATGGGACGCGGCAACGGTTATCTGGCAACCATCGGCGCGATCTCACCGTTCGTGGGTCTCTTCGGTACGGTGTGGGGCATCATGAACAGCTTTATCGGTATCGCGCAGACCCAAACCACCAACCTGGCGGTCGTGGCGCCGGGTATCGCAGAAGCGCTGCTGGCGACGGCAATCGGCCTGGTTGCCGCTATCCCGGCGGTGGTTATCTACAACATCTTCGCGCGCATGATTGGCAGCTATAAAGCGACGCTCGGTGACGTTGCCGCGCAGGTCCTGCTGCTGCAAAGCCGCGATCTCGACCTGAATGCCAGCTCGGTTAAGCCGGTGCACGCGGCGTCCAAACTGCGCGTGGGTTGA
- the dkgA gene encoding 2,5-didehydrogluconate reductase DkgA yields the protein MANQTVIKLQDGNVMPQLGLGVWKAGNDEVVSAIHKALEVGYRSIDTAAAYKNEDGVGKALASAGVPRDELFITTKLWNDDQKRPREALQESLEKLQLDFVDLYLMHWPVPAIDHYVEAWKGMIALQKEGLVKSIGVCNFQVHHLQRLIDETGVAPVINQIELHPLMQQRQLHAWNATHKIQTESWSPLAQGGEGVFDQKIIRELADKYGKTPAQIVIRWHLDNGLVVIPKSVTPSRIAENFDVWDFRLDKDELGEIAKLDKGKRLGPDPDQFGG from the coding sequence ATGGCAAACCAAACCGTAATCAAGCTGCAGGACGGCAACGTGATGCCCCAGCTGGGGCTAGGTGTATGGAAAGCCGGTAACGACGAGGTCGTCTCCGCCATTCATAAAGCCCTGGAAGTCGGCTACCGGTCGATTGATACCGCCGCCGCGTACAAAAATGAGGACGGCGTGGGTAAGGCACTGGCCAGCGCCGGCGTTCCTCGCGATGAGCTATTCATCACCACGAAGCTGTGGAATGACGATCAAAAGCGCCCCCGCGAAGCCCTGCAGGAGAGTCTGGAAAAACTCCAGCTCGACTTCGTCGACCTGTATCTGATGCACTGGCCGGTTCCGGCCATCGACCATTATGTCGAGGCCTGGAAAGGGATGATTGCGCTGCAAAAAGAGGGGCTGGTGAAAAGCATCGGCGTCTGTAACTTCCAGGTGCATCACCTGCAGCGGCTGATTGACGAGACCGGCGTCGCGCCCGTCATTAACCAGATCGAGCTGCACCCGCTGATGCAGCAGCGTCAGCTTCACGCCTGGAACGCCACGCATAAAATCCAGACCGAGTCCTGGAGCCCGCTGGCGCAGGGCGGTGAAGGGGTATTCGATCAGAAAATTATCCGCGAGCTGGCGGATAAATACGGTAAAACGCCCGCGCAAATCGTCATTCGCTGGCATCTGGACAACGGCCTGGTCGTCATTCCGAAATCGGTCACGCCATCGCGTATCGCCGAGAACTTCGACGTCTGGGATTTCCGCCTGGACAAAGATGAGCTGGGTGAGATTGCGAAGCTGGACAAGGGCAAGCGTTTAGGCCCGGATCCGGATCAGTTTGGCGGGTAG
- the metC gene encoding cystathionine beta-lyase, with product MTKKHLDTTLVQAGRSKKYTQGSVNSVIQRASSLVFDTVEEKKIATRNRAKGGLFYGRRGTLTHFSLQEAMCELEGGAGCALFPCGAAAVANTILAFVEQGDHILMTNTAYEPSQDFCTKILSKLGVTTGWFDPLIGEGIAELIQPNTRIVFLESPGSLTMEVHDVPAIVKAVRSKAPEAIIMIDNTWAAGVLFKALEFDIDISIQAATKYLIGHSDGMIGTAVSNARCWDRLRENAYLMGQMVDADTAYMTSRGLRTLGVRLRQHHESSLKVAEWLAQHPQVERVNHPALPGSKGHEFWQRDFTGCSGLFSFVLKKRLNNDELASYLDNFTLFSMAYSWGGFESLILPNQPEQVAALRPGGEVDFTGTLIRLHIGLENVDDLIADLSAGFERIV from the coding sequence ATGACTAAGAAGCATCTTGATACCACGCTGGTACAGGCAGGACGCAGCAAAAAATATACGCAAGGATCGGTTAACAGCGTGATTCAACGCGCTTCCTCGCTGGTGTTTGACACCGTTGAGGAGAAAAAAATCGCCACGCGCAACCGCGCAAAAGGCGGGCTGTTTTATGGCCGTCGCGGCACGCTAACCCATTTTTCTCTGCAGGAAGCGATGTGCGAGCTGGAAGGCGGCGCAGGCTGCGCGCTGTTCCCGTGCGGGGCGGCGGCGGTCGCCAACACCATTCTGGCGTTTGTGGAACAGGGCGACCATATCCTGATGACCAACACCGCCTATGAACCCAGCCAGGACTTCTGCACCAAAATCCTCAGCAAGCTCGGCGTGACGACGGGCTGGTTCGACCCGCTGATTGGTGAAGGTATTGCTGAACTTATTCAGCCAAACACGCGCATTGTGTTCCTGGAATCGCCGGGGTCGCTCACCATGGAAGTGCACGACGTGCCCGCAATCGTAAAGGCCGTGCGCAGCAAAGCGCCGGAAGCCATCATCATGATTGACAACACCTGGGCGGCGGGCGTGCTGTTTAAGGCGCTGGAATTCGACATTGATATCTCGATTCAGGCGGCGACGAAATACCTGATTGGCCACTCTGACGGCATGATTGGCACGGCGGTCTCCAACGCGCGCTGCTGGGATCGGCTGCGTGAGAATGCCTACCTGATGGGCCAGATGGTGGATGCCGACACGGCCTACATGACCAGCCGCGGACTCCGCACGCTGGGCGTTCGCCTGCGTCAGCACCATGAAAGCAGCCTGAAGGTGGCGGAGTGGCTGGCGCAGCATCCGCAGGTTGAGCGCGTGAATCACCCCGCGTTACCGGGCAGCAAAGGGCACGAATTCTGGCAGCGTGACTTTACGGGCTGCAGCGGGTTGTTCTCGTTCGTGCTGAAAAAACGGCTGAATAACGACGAGCTGGCGAGCTATCTGGATAATTTTACCCTTTTCAGCATGGCCTACTCCTGGGGCGGTTTTGAATCCCTGATTCTGCCCAACCAGCCGGAACAGGTTGCGGCTTTGCGCCCCGGCGGCGAGGTGGACTTTACCGGCACCCTGATTCGACTGCATATCGGTTTAGAAAATGTTGACGATTTAATTGCGGATTTGTCAGCAGGGTTTGAACGTATCGTGTAG
- a CDS encoding helix-turn-helix transcriptional regulator: MNNQFPIKTLNQLRPVLIGFRKIKGFTQKDVSERLGVTQQTYARLEANPASASIDRLYKVFSILGVEITLSSISPSPFISHTEMRGAFDSTPARREKW; encoded by the coding sequence ATGAATAATCAGTTCCCGATAAAAACGCTGAACCAGCTCAGACCTGTGCTAATCGGGTTTCGCAAAATCAAGGGCTTCACGCAAAAAGATGTGTCTGAGAGGCTTGGCGTAACGCAGCAAACCTATGCCCGCCTGGAAGCAAACCCTGCTAGCGCCAGTATTGATCGTCTGTACAAGGTATTCAGTATTCTGGGCGTAGAAATAACGCTGTCATCTATTTCCCCTTCACCCTTCATTTCCCACACAGAGATGAGGGGGGCATTTGACAGCACTCCCGCCAGACGGGAGAAATGGTGA
- the yqhD gene encoding alcohol dehydrogenase, whose product MNNFNLHTPTRILFGKDAIADLRAQIPADARVLITYGGGSVKKTGVLDQVYSALDGLDVREFGGIEPNPSYETLMNAVKIAREDNITFLLAVGGGSVLDGTKFIAAAAHYADGIDPWHILETRGSDIKSAIPMGSVLTLPATGSESNKGAVISRKTTGDKQAFMNEHVQPVFAVLDPVYTYTLPARQVANGVVDAFVHTVEQYVTYPVNAKIQDRFAEGILLTLIEEGPKALKEPENYDVRANVMWAATQALNGLIGAGVPQDWATHMLGHELTAMHGLDHAQTLAVVLPALWNEKRDTKRGKLLQYAERVWNITEGSDDARIDAAIEATRSFFESLGVPTRLSGYGLDGSSIPALLAKLEEHGMTQLGEHGDITLDVSRRIYEAAR is encoded by the coding sequence ATGAACAACTTTAATCTTCACACCCCCACCCGCATTCTGTTTGGTAAAGACGCTATCGCTGACCTGCGCGCGCAGATCCCCGCTGACGCCCGCGTGCTGATCACCTACGGTGGCGGAAGCGTGAAAAAAACCGGCGTGCTGGATCAGGTTTACAGCGCCCTGGACGGTCTGGACGTGCGCGAGTTCGGCGGCATCGAGCCAAACCCGTCTTATGAGACGCTAATGAATGCGGTGAAAATCGCCCGCGAAGACAACATCACCTTCCTGCTGGCGGTCGGCGGCGGTTCCGTGCTGGACGGCACCAAATTCATCGCGGCTGCAGCGCACTACGCTGACGGCATCGATCCGTGGCACATTCTGGAAACCCGCGGCAGCGACATCAAAAGCGCTATCCCAATGGGCTCCGTGCTGACCCTGCCAGCGACCGGTTCTGAATCCAACAAGGGCGCGGTGATCTCCCGTAAAACCACCGGCGACAAACAGGCCTTCATGAACGAACACGTTCAGCCGGTCTTCGCGGTCCTGGATCCGGTTTACACCTACACTCTCCCTGCGCGTCAGGTGGCGAACGGCGTGGTCGATGCTTTTGTTCATACCGTTGAGCAGTACGTAACCTACCCGGTAAATGCCAAAATTCAGGATCGCTTCGCGGAAGGCATTCTGCTGACGCTGATTGAAGAAGGTCCGAAGGCGCTGAAAGAGCCGGAAAATTATGACGTTCGCGCCAACGTCATGTGGGCCGCAACGCAGGCGCTGAACGGCCTGATCGGCGCTGGCGTGCCGCAGGACTGGGCAACCCACATGCTGGGCCACGAGCTGACGGCGATGCACGGTCTGGATCACGCCCAGACGCTGGCGGTCGTGCTGCCCGCGCTGTGGAACGAAAAACGGGATACCAAACGCGGCAAGCTGCTGCAGTACGCCGAGCGCGTGTGGAATATCACCGAGGGTTCTGACGACGCGCGTATTGACGCGGCTATCGAAGCGACGCGCAGCTTCTTTGAAAGCCTGGGCGTGCCAACGCGCCTGTCTGGCTATGGTCTGGACGGTAGCTCCATCCCTGCTCTGCTGGCGAAACTCGAAGAGCACGGCATGACCCAGCTGGGCGAGCACGGCGACATCACGCTGGACGTCAGCCGTCGTATTTACGAGGCGGCACGCTAA
- the exbD gene encoding TonB system transport protein ExbD, producing MAMRLNENLDDNGEMHEINVTPFIDVMLVLLIIFMVAAPLATVDVKVNLPASSSQPQPRPEKPIYLSVKADKSMFLGNDPVTDASVIPALDQLTGGKKDTTVFFRADKTVDYETMMKVMDTLHQAGYLKIGLVGEEKAASK from the coding sequence ATGGCGATGCGTCTAAACGAAAATCTGGACGATAACGGCGAAATGCATGAGATCAACGTGACGCCGTTTATCGACGTCATGCTGGTTCTGCTGATTATCTTCATGGTGGCCGCGCCGCTGGCGACGGTTGATGTGAAGGTGAATCTGCCAGCCTCATCGAGCCAGCCGCAGCCGCGTCCGGAAAAGCCTATTTATCTTTCCGTGAAAGCCGATAAATCGATGTTCCTGGGCAACGACCCGGTAACGGACGCTTCGGTTATTCCAGCCCTGGATCAGCTTACCGGCGGCAAGAAGGACACCACCGTCTTCTTCCGTGCGGATAAAACCGTAGATTATGAAACCATGATGAAGGTAATGGACACGCTGCATCAGGCGGGGTACCTGAAGATTGGGCTGGTCGGCGAAGAGAAAGCGGCCTCAAAATGA
- the yghB gene encoding DedA family general envelope maintenance protein YghB, with amino-acid sequence MAVIQDIIAALWQHDFAALADPHVVGIVYLVMFATLFLENGLLPASFLPGDSLLLLAGALIGKGVMDFTPTMVILTSAASLGCWLSYLQGRWLGNTRVVKGWLAQLPHKYHQRATCMFDRHGLLALLAGRFLAFVRTLLPTMAGISGLSNRRFQFFNWLSALLWVGVVTTLGYALNMIPFVKHHEDQVMTFLMVLPMFLLVAGLVGTIAVVIKKKYCSA; translated from the coding sequence ATGGCTGTTATTCAAGATATTATCGCGGCGCTCTGGCAACACGACTTTGCCGCGCTGGCGGATCCTCACGTCGTCGGTATCGTCTATCTGGTGATGTTCGCAACGCTGTTTCTGGAAAATGGATTACTGCCAGCCTCTTTTTTACCCGGTGACAGCCTCCTTTTACTTGCCGGGGCGTTAATCGGGAAAGGCGTCATGGACTTCACGCCCACGATGGTGATTCTCACCTCCGCCGCCAGCCTCGGCTGCTGGCTGAGCTATCTGCAGGGCCGCTGGCTGGGAAATACCCGCGTCGTGAAGGGCTGGCTGGCGCAGTTACCGCATAAATACCATCAGCGTGCGACCTGCATGTTCGACCGACACGGCCTGCTGGCACTGCTGGCGGGGCGTTTCCTCGCGTTCGTTCGCACTCTTCTGCCGACGATGGCGGGCATTTCCGGCCTGTCGAACCGCCGCTTCCAGTTCTTTAACTGGCTGAGCGCCCTGCTGTGGGTTGGCGTGGTAACAACGCTCGGCTACGCGCTGAATATGATCCCCTTTGTGAAACACCACGAAGATCAGGTGATGACCTTCCTGATGGTGCTGCCGATGTTCCTGCTGGTGGCGGGTCTGGTGGGAACCATTGCGGTGGTGATTAAGAAGAAGTACTGCAGCGCGTGA
- a CDS encoding P-loop NTPase fold protein: MTLRLQTESPADQDMFRGSSHEKVAENVAQIIRTPDVNIIGLEGELGSGKSTILKFLQKKLKDDFTFINFDAERYHHGSTKKALIDVIHHGVSLQCPGSRDVLDKYKNLALGNIVEYDKRVSSRLSWLTVVFILLSLLSVQMLRYVLTDLNQYFTNKESLLGWLFYVEVAAFLSPAIMVAGLACLQNMEWYRKKGYSSIGDLFKRNSTDRIEETWLVNKEVGAIELAEALQGFTSKEVISHGDRFILIIDNLDRISADKVKELWSDMELIAGATHEHFRIVVPYSARQVSASLSVAGFSGREFIAKRIPVSFQVPPLISAGWQEALRQYWKETVNEDAGIACREATVLLERWKPSEYPRITPRLMKKFVNDIHILNLTVPATEDHRHILIALYLLVVRYGERDIKVLLRDPKASQTEPGIAPDDFDEMLSLTYQQISRIFNNDTERWSEFLMSIHYQSTVELARSELLDTPLKDAIGAINIPRLEELTALWGFAEAWQRVAPHIQMRDWLVSYSRMDEKCQALAEPQLKVAVQMLNQSYAVSLREKNDEGFVLSLQKLMADGRISLEPFVERQISFIVSKLDEIQDSEKLEAESTKTLLQEADSYSVLAGESLLNKMENFVDGVFYVEYLVNNEETLSNLKIGTLDIGNHGREEMLRYGAEQPQIDLFNPGIIRHINIASKAVQNVIGKNDGTGGAQVSSAIMTLKNRQVVEDVIHFRKIVLSPDWNNNVLNQYYLNNTATRNLFPAEFAAQAVAHMVLHGNYAGIESYSEHIGEERFDLALAAYLRYLRTAESIFIALKDKNVLPYIKNAVGRIVDLGLLVNIPVLSFVKGQYDVIKEATNATSLLIFVRERQKALSEKIIESDVNAMGPVFLHDVYQSGEQFDILKKKLNALACGVFSSSERLIECFTVLPVNMRFILEQMQLQGQHIRMEGSVGIFASWFRDAEPDVVTNAENIHFLWSCLDDTQRETVLDELHDVLLERHIRIDSRIAIITRFHNELSFIEPEKAVERRAIAALFSASVDNVLLSQWLDRQTFSFSSWSPEDARTATSCIMNNSEIFPLICRNSQYIKNRMLPEKADVTEDSDTFPD; encoded by the coding sequence ATGACTCTACGATTGCAGACGGAATCACCCGCTGACCAGGATATGTTTAGAGGCAGCAGTCATGAAAAAGTTGCAGAGAATGTGGCTCAGATCATCAGGACACCTGATGTCAATATTATTGGTCTGGAAGGTGAGCTGGGTTCAGGTAAGTCAACAATATTGAAGTTCCTGCAGAAAAAGCTTAAAGATGATTTTACGTTCATTAACTTTGATGCAGAACGTTACCATCATGGCTCAACTAAAAAAGCGCTTATCGATGTCATCCACCACGGGGTCAGCCTACAATGTCCGGGCTCCCGGGATGTGTTGGATAAGTATAAAAATCTGGCTCTGGGTAACATCGTTGAATACGACAAGAGGGTCAGCAGCAGGCTAAGCTGGTTGACCGTCGTTTTTATTTTACTGTCATTGCTTTCCGTGCAGATGCTTCGTTATGTGCTAACAGACCTTAATCAATATTTTACTAACAAGGAGTCATTATTAGGGTGGCTTTTTTATGTTGAGGTGGCCGCGTTTCTTTCTCCTGCCATTATGGTCGCAGGACTGGCATGCCTGCAGAACATGGAATGGTACAGAAAGAAAGGGTATTCGAGTATTGGTGATTTGTTCAAACGCAACAGTACTGACAGGATTGAAGAGACTTGGCTAGTTAATAAGGAGGTCGGAGCTATTGAGCTGGCTGAAGCTCTGCAGGGATTTACCTCCAAAGAGGTCATTTCCCATGGAGATCGCTTCATCCTTATCATTGATAATCTGGACCGAATCAGTGCAGACAAAGTGAAAGAGCTCTGGAGTGATATGGAGCTTATTGCCGGAGCCACTCATGAACACTTCAGGATAGTGGTGCCCTATTCGGCAAGACAGGTTTCAGCCTCACTTTCTGTGGCGGGTTTCAGCGGGCGTGAGTTTATTGCAAAGCGGATTCCTGTAAGTTTTCAGGTTCCTCCTCTTATTTCGGCAGGATGGCAGGAAGCGTTAAGGCAGTACTGGAAAGAAACAGTAAATGAGGATGCAGGGATAGCGTGCCGGGAAGCAACGGTGTTGCTTGAGCGCTGGAAACCCTCTGAGTATCCTCGTATCACACCGCGATTAATGAAGAAGTTTGTTAATGATATTCATATTCTGAACCTTACCGTTCCTGCAACAGAAGATCATCGCCATATTCTTATTGCTCTCTACTTACTGGTGGTCAGATACGGGGAGCGAGATATTAAAGTATTACTTCGCGATCCCAAAGCTAGTCAGACCGAACCCGGTATTGCTCCGGATGATTTTGACGAGATGCTCTCGCTAACTTATCAACAAATATCCCGAATTTTTAATAACGATACAGAAAGATGGAGCGAATTTCTGATGAGCATCCACTATCAGTCCACGGTGGAGCTTGCCAGGAGCGAGTTGCTTGATACGCCTCTTAAAGACGCGATTGGTGCTATAAATATCCCACGGCTTGAAGAACTGACGGCCTTGTGGGGTTTCGCTGAAGCATGGCAGCGAGTGGCACCACATATTCAGATGCGAGACTGGCTGGTTTCTTATAGCCGGATGGATGAGAAGTGTCAGGCTCTCGCCGAACCGCAACTCAAAGTCGCAGTGCAAATGCTGAATCAGAGTTATGCTGTTTCACTCAGAGAAAAGAATGATGAAGGTTTCGTATTGAGTCTGCAGAAACTGATGGCTGACGGGCGGATAAGCCTAGAGCCTTTCGTCGAAAGGCAAATATCGTTTATTGTGAGTAAACTTGATGAAATTCAGGATTCAGAAAAATTGGAGGCTGAATCCACGAAGACGTTGCTGCAGGAAGCTGATTCATACTCTGTTCTGGCCGGTGAATCACTACTGAATAAAATGGAGAATTTTGTAGATGGCGTATTTTATGTGGAATACCTTGTCAATAATGAAGAGACCTTGTCAAACCTGAAAATTGGCACACTAGATATCGGAAATCACGGTCGGGAGGAGATGTTACGCTATGGAGCTGAGCAACCTCAGATAGACCTTTTTAATCCGGGAATTATCCGGCATATCAATATTGCATCGAAGGCGGTACAGAACGTAATTGGAAAGAATGATGGTACAGGTGGGGCTCAGGTTAGCTCTGCAATAATGACGCTTAAAAATCGTCAGGTTGTTGAGGACGTTATCCATTTCAGAAAAATTGTTCTGAGCCCGGACTGGAATAATAATGTTTTAAATCAATATTATCTTAATAATACGGCGACGAGGAATCTCTTCCCTGCGGAATTTGCTGCACAGGCTGTTGCTCACATGGTGCTCCATGGTAACTATGCCGGTATCGAGTCGTACAGTGAACATATTGGTGAGGAACGGTTTGACCTGGCTTTGGCTGCATATCTTCGTTATCTACGTACTGCCGAGAGTATCTTTATAGCACTTAAGGATAAAAATGTTCTGCCGTACATCAAAAATGCTGTTGGCAGGATTGTTGATTTAGGTCTTCTGGTGAATATACCTGTCCTGAGCTTTGTTAAAGGTCAGTATGACGTCATCAAAGAAGCTACAAATGCAACCTCTCTTTTAATATTTGTGCGAGAGCGTCAAAAAGCACTGTCAGAGAAAATAATTGAGTCTGATGTGAATGCTATGGGTCCAGTATTTCTCCATGACGTATATCAGTCAGGTGAGCAGTTTGATATTTTGAAGAAAAAGCTGAACGCCCTGGCATGTGGAGTATTTAGTTCTTCTGAAAGGCTTATTGAGTGTTTTACGGTTCTTCCTGTGAACATGCGCTTTATCCTTGAACAAATGCAACTTCAGGGGCAGCATATCCGGATGGAAGGTAGTGTGGGTATCTTTGCATCATGGTTCCGTGATGCAGAGCCAGACGTTGTCACAAATGCCGAGAACATTCATTTTCTGTGGTCTTGCCTCGACGATACCCAGAGAGAGACTGTACTTGATGAGTTGCACGATGTCTTACTTGAAAGACATATTCGTATTGACAGCCGTATTGCGATTATTACCCGTTTTCATAATGAGTTGTCGTTTATTGAACCTGAGAAGGCCGTTGAACGCAGGGCTATTGCGGCGCTGTTTAGCGCTTCTGTTGATAATGTATTATTGTCTCAATGGCTTGACCGTCAGACGTTTTCATTTTCATCATGGTCTCCGGAGGACGCCCGTACGGCAACGAGTTGTATAATGAATAACTCGGAGATTTTTCCTCTCATCTGCAGGAATTCACAGTATATTAAAAACAGAATGTTACCAGAGAAAGCGGACGTTACAGAAGATAGTGATACGTTTCCGGACTGA
- a CDS encoding AraC family transcriptional regulator translates to MNREAICQQLTAQIKRLIDNENRAGDLLPDIRLLYGTQPGTRTPVMYQPGIVFLFSGHKIGYINERVFRYDTNEYLLLTVPLPFECETFATEVVPLAGIRVNVDILQLQELLMEIGEDELFQPSMASSGINSATLSEEILCAIERLLDVMERPLDARILGKQIVREILYHVLLGPGGGALLALVSRQTHFSLISRVLKRIESQYTENLSVDQLAAEANMSVSAFHHNFKSVTSTSPLQYLKTYRLHKARMLMIHDGMKASAAAMRVGYESASQFSREFKRYFGVTPGEDASRIRTMQGA, encoded by the coding sequence ATGAACCGTGAGGCTATCTGCCAGCAGCTCACTGCGCAGATTAAGAGATTGATAGATAATGAAAATCGTGCAGGCGATCTGCTGCCGGACATTCGCCTGCTCTACGGCACGCAGCCCGGGACGCGCACGCCGGTTATGTACCAGCCGGGGATCGTTTTTCTCTTCTCGGGCCATAAAATTGGCTATATCAACGAGCGCGTGTTCCGCTACGACACCAATGAATATCTGCTCCTGACAGTACCTTTACCCTTTGAATGTGAAACTTTCGCGACAGAGGTCGTTCCGCTGGCGGGAATTCGCGTCAACGTCGACATCCTCCAGCTTCAGGAGCTGCTGATGGAGATTGGCGAAGATGAACTCTTCCAGCCGTCGATGGCGTCGAGCGGAATCAACTCGGCGACGCTGTCGGAAGAGATCCTCTGCGCCATCGAGCGTCTGCTGGACGTAATGGAGAGGCCGCTGGACGCGCGCATTCTCGGCAAGCAGATCGTCCGCGAAATTCTCTACCACGTGCTGCTGGGGCCGGGCGGCGGGGCGCTGCTGGCCCTGGTGAGCCGTCAGACCCACTTCAGCCTGATAAGCCGCGTGCTCAAGCGTATCGAAAGCCAGTACACTGAAAACCTCAGCGTCGACCAGCTGGCGGCGGAAGCGAACATGAGCGTCTCGGCGTTTCACCATAATTTTAAGTCGGTGACCAGCACCTCGCCGCTGCAGTACCTCAAAACCTACCGGCTGCACAAGGCGCGGATGCTGATGATCCACGACGGCATGAAGGCCAGCGCGGCGGCGATGCGGGTGGGCTACGAAAGTGCCTCGCAGTTCAGTCGGGAGTTTAAGCGCTATTTCGGCGTTACGCCGGGAGAGGATGCGTCACGTATCAGAACGATGCAGGGAGCTTAG